A window from Leptospira meyeri encodes these proteins:
- a CDS encoding efflux RND transporter periplasmic adaptor subunit — MLITLKSLNQKAKILLISGVALVVIAVLFMIFSKPAKPVHKHPEKAEVFDGGLRIEFKPNSPGLEIVKSTTIGGGGEFVSLEAPARLIASTSPSVSNGARIILFESAELNDLYVGYVHAKNKLHRSNKNLSRIKDMFVHRVATEKDLVESETDSGNDAAELAEFEGKLRAQGLNPSELSTAGSLKAWIITDVPESQISTLRKGKKVKVVFASFPDEEFVGTAEAIGDNVDPLTRTAKMRIIVVNEKYRLKPGMFGVVKFPEQTGGDSVVLPYTAIVTVEGKNYVFVEEKPLTFKRREVVLGISTKERVNIIEGLTPGEKVAIQGSILLKGLSFGF, encoded by the coding sequence ATGTTAATTACCTTAAAATCTTTAAACCAAAAGGCAAAAATCCTCCTAATTTCAGGAGTGGCTCTAGTAGTCATCGCTGTTCTATTTATGATTTTTTCAAAACCGGCAAAACCTGTTCACAAACATCCAGAAAAAGCTGAAGTTTTTGACGGAGGTTTGCGAATTGAATTCAAACCGAATAGCCCTGGACTTGAAATTGTCAAATCCACTACAATAGGTGGCGGTGGAGAATTCGTAAGTTTGGAAGCACCTGCAAGACTCATTGCTTCGACCTCACCTTCAGTTAGTAATGGAGCAAGGATCATCCTTTTCGAATCAGCAGAGTTAAACGATCTTTATGTTGGATATGTTCATGCTAAAAACAAACTTCATAGATCGAATAAGAACTTAAGCCGAATCAAAGATATGTTTGTACACCGAGTGGCAACTGAAAAAGATTTAGTAGAATCAGAAACAGATTCCGGAAATGATGCAGCAGAACTTGCTGAGTTTGAAGGAAAACTTAGAGCACAAGGTCTAAATCCAAGTGAACTTAGCACTGCAGGAAGCTTAAAGGCTTGGATCATTACCGATGTTCCCGAATCCCAAATCTCTACCCTACGCAAAGGTAAAAAAGTAAAAGTAGTATTTGCCTCTTTTCCAGATGAAGAGTTTGTAGGAACAGCAGAAGCAATCGGTGATAACGTAGATCCTCTCACAAGAACAGCAAAGATGAGAATCATCGTTGTAAACGAAAAGTATAGATTGAAACCAGGTATGTTTGGGGTTGTTAAATTCCCAGAACAAACAGGTGGTGATAGTGTGGTTTTACCTTATACAGCAATTGTCACTGTGGAAGGGAAAAACTATGTTTTTGTAGAAGAGAAGCCATTAACTTTTAAAAGAAGAGAGGTTGTCTTAGGTATCTCTACAAAAGAAAGAGTCAATATCATTGAAGGTCTGACTCCTGGCGAGAAAGTTGCCATCCAAGGTTCCATTCTTTTAAAAGGTTTGAGTTTTGGTTTTTAA
- a CDS encoding efflux RND transporter permease subunit: MIKDFIEQALKNRITTLIAAAVAVLFGTWAWIDIRKEAYSDIADTQVRLIAKFPGKAAVEVEERVTLPIERVLNAIPKVAVRRSRTINGLVVFQFVFEDGTDDYFARMRLMERVADADIPEDVHPALGPMSSPVGEIYRYVVESSENHTPMELRTIQDWIVMPKMLQIPGIADVVTFGGLPKQYHVVTSPDKLIRYKLTIGDVIKAIQENNLNTGGNLLLQGEQGFPIRSLGAIRDPKHIENIVVKTVNGVPVFIRDLGSVEISHPIPSGVLGYTIQNDDEGLIDVDSSVQGLVAMRRWGDPNEMGERIRAKVQEINENYLPKGVQLRNTYDRTDLVNYTLRTIGKTLVEGVVVVSLVLIFFIGSVRASLVVVATIPFAMLFAFLLMNMTGIPASLLSLGAIDFGIIVDGAVIMVENIMRRYRDATPEEKSHGILAFTRDSASEVGTEILFSILIIILAYLPIFSFERIEGRLFKPMAFTISFAILGALIFAMAVIPVLMSIIYKTYFESKNPGPIEWHNPVYDWIEVRYKRIIEFIVNRSRKAVKYTFSVVTVFLAIGMFSLGTEFLPEMDEGGFNIRIFFPVGISLPEARKFMPKIRQTIYKNEQVSVVISQLGRNDDGTDPLPPNRLEVLIGLKDYNQWKEKITKQELLFRMRNDLEATLPGARVSFSQPIMDNLSEAIMGTIADLAVFVSGNDLKIMRGIGNEVLEEIKEMKGASEFGIEQEAESPQLTININREAAARFGINVIDIQQMIEAAIGMQRVSTLYEGPSDIPPKTPARFGIVVRFSKDYRASKQAIENMPIISPKGERIPLSQLAEIEVIDGPTMIFRQEGRRVVTVRTNIRGRDQGGFVSELQKRVKKKIKLPDGYEIRFGGQYENLARVGKKLAIVIPITILIIFGVLYMLYRNLKYVYVALACIPLSLLGGIYALLFRGYYFNVSGGVGFISLFGIATMAGVLFVSRTNHLLIEEPDITTKAAVKKAAVIQLRPMLMTMLLALLGLIPATLGTGVGSDVQRPLATVIVGGLFSAMCLVLTILPSLYLVVVGERKPNAKELEEMSHKKHIPFLDFVSELNEEPLEEGEEDEETPKKKKKPVKKKKRT, translated from the coding sequence ATGATTAAAGACTTTATAGAACAAGCACTTAAAAATCGTATTACTACACTGATTGCAGCGGCAGTGGCCGTTCTCTTCGGAACTTGGGCATGGATTGACATTCGAAAAGAAGCCTATTCTGATATTGCTGACACTCAAGTACGACTCATCGCTAAATTTCCTGGAAAAGCTGCGGTTGAGGTAGAAGAACGTGTTACCCTTCCCATTGAACGGGTATTAAATGCAATTCCTAAGGTTGCCGTAAGACGATCAAGAACCATCAACGGTTTAGTTGTATTTCAATTTGTATTTGAAGATGGAACAGATGACTATTTTGCTCGTATGCGACTTATGGAAAGAGTTGCCGATGCAGACATCCCAGAAGATGTTCATCCAGCACTTGGGCCAATGAGTTCTCCTGTCGGCGAAATCTATCGATATGTTGTAGAATCTTCTGAAAACCATACTCCGATGGAACTTCGGACTATCCAAGATTGGATCGTGATGCCGAAGATGTTACAAATACCCGGAATCGCTGACGTTGTTACTTTTGGTGGACTACCAAAACAATACCATGTGGTCACATCACCCGATAAGTTGATTCGATATAAATTAACCATTGGTGATGTTATCAAAGCAATTCAAGAAAACAACTTGAACACCGGAGGAAATTTACTCCTCCAAGGAGAACAAGGATTCCCCATTCGGTCTCTTGGTGCCATCAGAGATCCAAAACACATTGAAAACATTGTAGTCAAAACCGTAAACGGAGTACCCGTTTTTATTCGAGACTTAGGTTCGGTTGAAATTTCACATCCTATTCCAAGTGGGGTTCTTGGTTACACCATCCAAAACGACGACGAAGGGCTAATTGACGTAGATTCGTCTGTTCAAGGTTTGGTGGCGATGCGTCGTTGGGGCGATCCCAATGAAATGGGAGAAAGAATTCGAGCCAAGGTACAAGAAATCAACGAAAACTATCTCCCAAAAGGTGTACAACTCCGCAATACGTATGATAGGACAGACTTAGTAAATTACACTCTCCGTACAATTGGTAAAACTTTAGTAGAAGGTGTTGTTGTTGTCAGTTTAGTTTTAATATTCTTCATAGGAAGCGTAAGAGCCTCTCTCGTCGTTGTTGCAACTATACCGTTCGCAATGTTATTTGCGTTCCTTTTGATGAATATGACCGGAATTCCTGCCAGTTTACTTTCATTAGGTGCCATTGACTTTGGAATTATTGTGGATGGCGCAGTTATCATGGTAGAAAACATCATGAGGCGATATAGAGATGCAACTCCAGAAGAAAAATCTCATGGAATATTAGCATTCACAAGAGATTCTGCATCGGAAGTGGGAACAGAGATCCTCTTTTCGATTCTAATCATTATCTTAGCTTATCTTCCGATTTTCTCTTTTGAAAGGATTGAAGGACGTTTGTTCAAACCTATGGCTTTTACAATTTCCTTTGCAATTCTTGGTGCTTTGATTTTTGCGATGGCAGTGATTCCCGTACTCATGTCCATCATTTACAAAACTTATTTTGAATCGAAAAATCCAGGTCCTATTGAATGGCATAACCCGGTTTATGATTGGATAGAAGTTCGCTATAAACGAATCATCGAGTTCATCGTAAATAGATCACGCAAAGCAGTTAAGTATACTTTTAGTGTCGTTACTGTTTTCCTTGCAATCGGTATGTTTTCTTTAGGAACTGAATTCCTTCCGGAAATGGATGAAGGTGGGTTCAATATTCGGATCTTCTTTCCAGTTGGTATTTCCTTACCGGAAGCAAGAAAGTTTATGCCAAAGATTCGGCAGACTATTTACAAAAATGAACAGGTTAGCGTTGTAATTTCCCAGTTGGGAAGAAACGATGATGGAACAGATCCACTTCCGCCAAACAGGTTAGAGGTTTTAATTGGTCTGAAAGATTATAACCAATGGAAAGAAAAGATCACCAAACAAGAGCTACTCTTTCGAATGAGAAATGATTTGGAAGCAACTCTTCCTGGTGCAAGGGTAAGTTTTTCTCAACCAATTATGGATAACCTGTCCGAAGCCATTATGGGTACCATCGCCGATCTTGCCGTCTTTGTTTCCGGTAACGATTTAAAAATCATGCGGGGAATAGGAAATGAGGTTCTGGAAGAGATCAAAGAAATGAAAGGTGCCAGTGAATTTGGTATTGAACAAGAAGCAGAGAGTCCTCAGCTCACTATCAATATCAACAGGGAAGCTGCTGCACGATTTGGAATCAATGTCATTGATATCCAACAAATGATTGAAGCAGCCATCGGGATGCAAAGAGTGAGTACCTTATACGAAGGTCCTTCCGACATTCCTCCTAAAACACCTGCAAGATTTGGAATTGTTGTTCGATTTTCTAAAGACTATCGTGCCTCCAAACAAGCCATTGAAAATATGCCGATTATCTCACCAAAGGGAGAAAGGATTCCATTATCACAATTGGCTGAAATTGAAGTGATTGATGGCCCAACTATGATTTTCCGACAAGAAGGTCGTCGGGTTGTAACTGTTAGAACCAATATCCGTGGTCGTGACCAAGGAGGATTTGTTTCTGAACTGCAAAAACGTGTGAAGAAAAAAATCAAACTTCCTGATGGTTATGAAATTCGATTTGGAGGACAATACGAAAACTTAGCTCGTGTAGGTAAAAAATTAGCAATTGTAATCCCGATTACAATTCTCATCATTTTTGGGGTTCTCTATATGCTATATCGAAACCTTAAATATGTATACGTTGCATTAGCTTGTATTCCTCTCTCGCTCCTTGGAGGAATTTATGCACTTTTATTCAGAGGATACTATTTCAATGTTTCCGGTGGTGTCGGATTTATTTCACTCTTTGGAATTGCGACAATGGCCGGCGTATTGTTTGTTTCCAGAACCAACCACTTGTTAATCGAAGAGCCAGATATTACAACGAAAGCAGCTGTAAAAAAAGCTGCAGTGATCCAGCTGAGACCAATGCTTATGACCATGTTGCTTGCGTTACTTGGTTTGATCCCAGCAACTCTCGGAACAGGGGTTGGATCCGATGTTCAAAGACCTCTTGCAACGGTAATTGTTGGTGGCTTGTTCTCAGCCATGTGCCTAGTGCTGACAATTCTTCCTTCCCTTTATCTAGTTGTAGTTGGAGAAAGGAAACCAAATGCAAAAGAACTCGAAGAGATGAGTCACAAAAAACACATCCCTTTTCTCGACTTCGTTAGTGAACTGAATGAAGAGCCACTGGAAGAGGGTGAGGAAGACGAAGAAACTCCAAAGAAAAAGAAAAAACCGGTTAAGAAAAAGAAAAGGACCTAA
- a CDS encoding porin: MKQLSCSNILLLISLFFFCFPLLQAEEIKEQAIQTPTTIQNPLPASLKFGAFVDTYYSHNTNHPLSKERLYATQAVRNDEFNINLGFVDAKWQEEKVRGRLAFQFGTSVNTNYASEANRDISSNQNSVKHIQEAYVGFKLAKDTWVDAGIYFGHIGHESWISSDNWNYTRALALDYVPYYSSGVRLTTKFSDKFQFQFHVMNGWQNITDQNKDKSLGTQFKFFVTPSFTVTANQFVGNEAPDFERKQTRLYNNTILEWKALDWLSFAVSGDIGAQKAKESFQYEPWWKEINPTLGTYTNRESNAYNQWYHGTFWTSFRYDDLYRLSFRIERYYDPKQVMATTYTRNGFMTNGYTATFDLLHWNPGLIRFEVTQKESMDPVFETDKNKHSRIERLFIVAASVRY; encoded by the coding sequence ATGAAACAACTCAGTTGTTCAAATATCCTACTTCTAATTTCTTTGTTTTTCTTTTGTTTTCCCTTGCTACAAGCAGAGGAAATAAAGGAACAGGCAATCCAAACTCCAACGACAATTCAGAATCCCCTGCCAGCTAGTTTAAAGTTTGGTGCTTTTGTTGATACATATTATTCGCATAATACCAATCATCCTTTATCCAAAGAAAGATTGTATGCAACCCAAGCAGTTCGGAATGATGAGTTTAACATTAACCTTGGATTTGTTGATGCCAAATGGCAGGAGGAAAAAGTAAGGGGTCGTTTGGCTTTTCAGTTTGGAACATCGGTAAACACGAATTATGCGTCAGAGGCAAATCGGGATATTAGTTCGAATCAAAATTCTGTGAAACATATCCAGGAGGCTTATGTCGGTTTTAAGCTAGCAAAGGATACCTGGGTGGATGCAGGTATTTATTTTGGACATATTGGACATGAATCTTGGATATCTTCGGATAACTGGAATTATACGAGAGCATTGGCCCTGGATTACGTTCCTTATTATTCTTCTGGAGTTCGACTTACAACTAAGTTTTCCGATAAGTTTCAATTTCAGTTTCATGTAATGAACGGCTGGCAGAACATCACCGACCAAAACAAAGATAAATCTCTTGGAACCCAATTTAAGTTTTTTGTAACACCGAGTTTTACTGTTACAGCAAATCAATTTGTTGGAAATGAAGCACCTGATTTCGAGAGAAAACAAACACGATTATACAATAATACTATTTTGGAATGGAAAGCATTAGATTGGTTATCATTTGCTGTATCTGGTGATATCGGAGCACAAAAGGCAAAAGAATCATTTCAGTATGAACCATGGTGGAAAGAAATCAATCCAACACTTGGAACTTATACGAATAGGGAATCAAACGCTTATAATCAATGGTACCATGGAACTTTTTGGACCAGTTTTCGATATGATGATCTTTACCGTTTGAGTTTTCGGATTGAAAGATATTATGATCCGAAACAAGTGATGGCAACTACATACACACGAAATGGTTTTATGACAAATGGCTACACTGCTACTTTTGATTTATTACATTGGAATCCAGGTCTTATTCGTTTTGAAGTGACTCAAAAAGAATCAATGGATCCTGTATTTGAGACTGATAAAAATAAACACAGCCGTATCGAACGATTGTTTATTGTAGCAGCATCGGTTCGGTATTAG
- a CDS encoding DUF455 family protein, with protein MKVSEYAKHLLLAPNLEDKLLPPIRHWEEEAEFPPIRIESPGRSSKFQFSDKKVKIPRLEHLNVESNRGLSLHHFANHELMAIELFAWALLAFPDAPRSVRNGFLKTIEEEQIHLKLYLNRMRDFGVDFGDIPLNYIFWKQQGQFKSLESFAAVMSISFEGANLDYAQVYAQVFSFFGDQLTSDIMLTIFEDEVKHVKRGLRAFEHSIPENVSHWDHYLSLIQFPFTPRRAKGYLYLPDTRVLAGMDGDFIESLGAYEDEYTGRVNLESVKKFGLGETILRKNRLDSHFKNP; from the coding sequence ATGAAGGTCTCTGAATACGCAAAACATTTGTTACTCGCTCCAAATTTGGAAGATAAACTTTTACCTCCCATTCGTCACTGGGAGGAAGAAGCTGAATTTCCTCCCATACGGATTGAATCGCCTGGTCGTTCGTCGAAATTTCAATTTTCCGACAAAAAAGTAAAAATCCCTCGTTTGGAACATCTCAACGTAGAATCCAATCGAGGACTCAGCCTTCACCATTTTGCAAACCACGAACTTATGGCCATTGAGTTATTTGCTTGGGCTTTACTCGCCTTTCCGGATGCACCTAGATCGGTTCGAAATGGATTTTTAAAAACCATTGAGGAAGAACAAATTCACTTGAAATTGTATTTGAATCGCATGCGCGATTTTGGCGTTGATTTTGGTGATATCCCTCTGAATTACATTTTTTGGAAACAACAAGGTCAATTTAAAAGTTTAGAATCTTTCGCTGCAGTTATGTCTATTTCCTTTGAAGGAGCAAATTTAGATTATGCGCAGGTTTATGCACAAGTTTTTTCGTTTTTTGGAGACCAGCTAACATCTGATATAATGCTTACAATTTTTGAAGATGAAGTGAAACATGTGAAAAGAGGTCTTCGTGCTTTCGAACATTCTATTCCAGAAAATGTGAGCCATTGGGATCATTATTTATCTTTGATTCAATTTCCGTTTACACCCCGCAGAGCAAAAGGTTATTTATATCTACCGGATACACGAGTTCTTGCCGGAATGGATGGGGACTTCATTGAATCTTTGGGGGCCTACGAAGATGAATACACTGGTCGTGTCAATTTGGAATCAGTTAAAAAATTCGGACTTGGAGAGACAATCCTTCGTAAAAACAGACTTGATTCTCATTTCAAGAATCCTTAA
- a CDS encoding MGMT family protein: protein MSTPKTKSKNFYDSVYAVVKKIPNGKVTTYGHIALLLGSPRAARAVGYALNALKKDMEQKIPWQRVINAQGKISFRGDTFRSSLQKKILESEGVVFDLNGDSINFDKYGWFP from the coding sequence ATGAGTACTCCTAAAACTAAAAGTAAGAATTTTTACGATTCCGTTTATGCAGTGGTCAAAAAAATTCCGAATGGAAAAGTCACCACTTATGGACATATCGCCTTACTTCTGGGAAGTCCTAGGGCCGCAAGAGCAGTGGGTTATGCTTTAAACGCTCTAAAAAAAGATATGGAACAAAAAATCCCTTGGCAACGGGTCATCAATGCACAAGGAAAAATATCTTTTCGTGGTGATACTTTTCGATCTTCCTTGCAGAAAAAAATCTTAGAATCGGAAGGTGTTGTCTTTGATTTAAACGGTGATAGCATAAATTTTGACAAGTACGGATGGTTTCCATAA
- the thiD gene encoding bifunctional hydroxymethylpyrimidine kinase/phosphomethylpyrimidine kinase: MKKEFPITLTIAGSDSGGGAGVQADLKTFSSLATFGTTVFTCLTAQNPDGVSGISEISPDFVSAQLKAVSEYFPIKAAKTGMLYSANIIESVAEFFYENPDIQLVVDPVMVATSGAKLLKDDAILSLTKDLLPLAKLMTPNLDEASLLLGEKINQYDQLIPMAEKLFEKYQVPVLLKGGHLPNATEATDVLFDGKSSYLFSKPFLKGKNTHGTGCTYSAAITSFLSHGKNLPEAVGSAKEYLHLTLEDEIKTGPIYHLNHFPEPTN; the protein is encoded by the coding sequence ATGAAGAAAGAATTTCCCATTACCTTAACAATTGCGGGCTCCGATTCCGGTGGTGGTGCTGGAGTCCAAGCAGACCTCAAAACTTTTTCTTCTCTCGCTACCTTTGGAACCACAGTCTTCACTTGTTTAACTGCGCAAAATCCCGATGGAGTCAGCGGAATATCCGAAATTTCACCAGACTTTGTTTCAGCTCAATTAAAAGCTGTTTCTGAATATTTTCCCATCAAAGCGGCAAAAACAGGAATGTTGTATTCTGCAAATATCATTGAATCAGTTGCCGAATTTTTTTATGAAAACCCCGACATCCAATTGGTAGTAGATCCAGTAATGGTTGCAACCAGTGGTGCCAAACTATTAAAAGATGATGCAATTCTATCTTTGACCAAAGATCTCTTACCTCTTGCAAAACTAATGACACCTAACTTGGATGAGGCATCACTTTTGCTAGGCGAAAAAATCAACCAATACGATCAATTGATACCTATGGCTGAAAAATTATTTGAAAAATATCAGGTTCCCGTTCTTCTAAAAGGTGGCCATCTTCCAAATGCAACTGAAGCAACCGACGTTTTATTTGACGGCAAATCTTCTTATTTATTCTCAAAACCTTTTTTAAAAGGAAAAAATACACACGGAACTGGATGTACCTATTCCGCAGCCATCACATCCTTCCTTTCCCATGGAAAAAATCTTCCAGAAGCTGTCGGTTCAGCTAAAGAATATCTTCACCTAACACTAGAAGATGAGATCAAAACTGGTCCCATTTACCACTTAAATCATTTCCCTGAACCAACAAACTAA
- a CDS encoding sigma 54-interacting transcriptional regulator, which yields MSVKKFNPIQSIHEVATAMNSTQDPDGLLELILDRCIQICGVESGSLMLIDEKHGVLDAVTSRGMNQQLLRETKLKIGQGITGVAASTGKAKLVNDVSKDPDYIQVKEEIKSELVAPMIVEDDIIGVISLDSNRLNAFTAEMLEIVSVLAHQAGQIFKNLQTIRSLEQRTKIQATLIEISKVVSSTLDQNEVFDSIMVTMEKSLRLEKGSIVLFNKEEGLLRIVAASGLSPEEIDKGTYQPGEGITGKVYESGEPIIIESVASHPDFLNRVGYLSHFKHDPHNVSLLCAPILSEQTMLGVVNAFIVQNKHTDLKSFLDFLQVVASIISQSIKIQNLVEEAKKEISRENIQLKRELKNKYKFGSLIGKAASMEKMFEKIQLVADSRASVLITGESGTGKEMIANAIHYNSSRSENPFIKINCAAIPENLLESELFGHKKGSFTGAVTDKKGKFELADTGTIFLDEIGEMDLNLQSKLLRVLQEREIEAIGSTKAKKVDVRIIAATNAELEQLVAEKKFRADLFYRLNVVKINTPPLRDRVEDIPLLMNHFLEKYTKDNNKVVKGISREASKLLLKYRWPGNVRELENVIERAVVLAQDEILSEDDFSDILSSIDDLPENPTEVTQLNHVESVSGAEPLDLGSGRLTPGQLDGLDGRAMEIVVSEVESRLIQYAMKKFRYTKTRVAKFLGINRNTLDKKIKELNIEY from the coding sequence ATGAGCGTGAAAAAATTCAATCCCATCCAATCCATCCATGAAGTTGCGACTGCAATGAATTCCACCCAAGACCCGGATGGACTTCTCGAATTGATTTTGGACCGATGCATTCAAATTTGCGGTGTGGAATCTGGGTCTCTCATGCTCATCGACGAAAAACACGGGGTTTTGGACGCCGTAACATCTCGTGGAATGAACCAGCAGTTGTTAAGGGAAACTAAACTCAAAATTGGACAAGGGATCACGGGAGTGGCTGCCTCCACAGGAAAAGCAAAACTCGTAAATGATGTTTCCAAAGACCCTGATTACATTCAAGTCAAAGAAGAAATCAAGTCTGAGTTAGTTGCTCCCATGATTGTGGAAGACGATATCATTGGAGTCATTTCGCTCGACTCAAATCGATTGAATGCATTTACCGCAGAGATGTTGGAAATTGTAAGTGTTCTTGCTCATCAAGCTGGCCAGATTTTTAAAAACCTGCAAACCATTCGTAGCTTAGAACAGAGAACAAAAATCCAGGCAACGCTCATCGAAATTTCTAAAGTGGTTAGCTCCACCTTAGATCAAAATGAAGTATTTGATTCCATTATGGTGACGATGGAAAAATCTCTTCGATTGGAAAAAGGAAGTATTGTTTTATTTAATAAGGAAGAGGGGCTTCTACGGATTGTTGCGGCTTCAGGATTATCTCCTGAAGAAATCGATAAAGGGACATACCAACCAGGGGAAGGTATCACAGGTAAAGTCTACGAATCGGGAGAGCCAATCATCATTGAATCGGTTGCAAGCCATCCTGATTTTTTAAATCGAGTAGGGTATTTGTCCCATTTTAAACATGACCCACATAACGTGAGTTTATTGTGCGCACCTATTTTAAGTGAACAAACTATGTTGGGTGTCGTAAATGCGTTTATAGTTCAAAATAAACATACAGATTTAAAATCCTTTTTGGATTTTCTTCAAGTGGTTGCTTCCATTATCTCTCAGTCCATTAAAATTCAAAATTTGGTGGAAGAGGCTAAAAAAGAAATTTCTCGCGAGAATATCCAACTCAAACGTGAATTAAAGAATAAATATAAATTTGGATCACTTATTGGTAAAGCTGCCAGTATGGAAAAGATGTTTGAGAAAATCCAACTGGTTGCTGACTCGAGAGCTTCCGTCTTAATTACGGGAGAATCGGGAACAGGAAAGGAGATGATTGCAAATGCAATACATTATAATAGTTCCCGGTCAGAGAATCCTTTTATCAAAATCAACTGTGCCGCCATTCCAGAAAATTTATTAGAGAGCGAACTTTTTGGACATAAAAAGGGTTCCTTTACGGGTGCAGTCACAGATAAAAAAGGAAAATTTGAATTAGCAGATACCGGAACCATTTTTCTGGATGAAATTGGTGAAATGGATTTAAACTTACAATCAAAGTTACTTCGAGTTTTGCAAGAAAGGGAAATCGAAGCAATTGGATCTACGAAAGCAAAAAAAGTTGATGTCCGAATTATTGCAGCAACCAATGCGGAATTGGAACAACTGGTTGCAGAAAAAAAGTTTAGAGCTGATCTTTTTTATCGATTGAATGTAGTAAAGATCAACACTCCTCCTTTACGTGATCGTGTCGAAGACATTCCACTTCTTATGAATCACTTTTTGGAAAAATACACAAAAGACAATAATAAAGTGGTGAAAGGGATTTCTCGAGAAGCTTCAAAACTTTTATTAAAATACCGGTGGCCAGGTAACGTTCGTGAGTTGGAGAACGTAATCGAGAGGGCTGTGGTTCTTGCTCAAGATGAAATTTTAAGCGAGGACGATTTCTCTGATATTTTATCTAGTATAGATGATTTACCAGAGAATCCAACGGAAGTGACCCAACTAAATCATGTGGAATCAGTCTCTGGAGCTGAACCATTGGATTTAGGATCGGGCAGGTTGACACCAGGACAATTGGATGGTCTTGATGGTCGAGCAATGGAAATTGTTGTGAGTGAAGTAGAATCAAGACTCATTCAATATGCAATGAAGAAGTTTCGTTATACAAAAACCCGTGTTGCCAAATTTTTGGGTATCAATCGAAATACCTTAGATAAAAAAATCAAAGAACTGAATATCGAATACTAA